In Terriglobales bacterium, the sequence TGGATGACCCGGATCGCCGACCAAGGGCTGCTCTTCGCCTACGCCGCCACCGAACCCGAGGCCGGCAGCGATCTGGCCGCGCTGCGCACCACGGCGACGCCCGTGACCGAGAACGGACGCGTCGTCGCCTACCGGATCAGCGGCAACAAGCAGTGGATCAGCAACGGCGGCATCGCCGACGCCTACAGCGTGCTGGCCAGCGCGCCCGGAGGCCCGAGCTGGTTCGTGGTGGAGCAAGGCGCGCCCGGCCTGACCCACGACAAGCCGGAGAATAAGCACGGCATCCGCACCAGCAACACCGCGGCCCTGTCGTTCGACGATGTCCGCGTCGATGCCGACCGCCTGCTCGGCGGCGTCGAGGGGCTGGGATTGCTGCAGGCCCAGGCGGTCTTCGGCTACACCCGCTTGATGGTGGCGGCCTTCGGCCTGGGCGCGGGCTGGGCCGCGCTCGACCGCGCCCTTCCCTACTCCCAGGAGCGCATCCAGGCGGGCGGGCCGCTCTCCGAGAAGCAGGGCTATACCCACAAGCTCATCGTGCCCCACGCCGTTCGGCTGGAAGCGGCCCGCGCCTGCACCGAAGAGACTGCCGAACGCATCGATGCCGGCGAAGGCAGTCTCAACACCGAGGGCGCCATCGCCAAGTACCTGGCTTCGGAGGCCGGGAACCTGGCCGCCGACGCTTCCATCCAGGCGCTGGGCGGCTACGGCTACACCCACGAGTACAAGGTGGAGAAGATCAAGCGCGACGTCCGCATCACCACCATCTACGAAGGCACCTCCGAGATCATGGAGATGACCATCAGCCGCGACCGCTGGCAGTCGCACTTGAAGACCCGCGGCCAGCACTACCACGACGAAGCCCGCAAGCTGGAAGCGCTGCACGCGCGCCATCCCCGCGTCGGCGCCGACATCTCTGCTCTCAGCCTGCACGCGCTGGCGGAAGTGATGGAGCGGGCCCGCCTCGGACGGCTAACCCGCTATCAGCACATCCTGTTGCGCCTGGGCGAGTGGATCACCTACGCCGAATGTGCCGCCAGCCTGGCTCGGCGCGCGGCCCTGGCCGCCGAGGGCAAGCTCAATCAGAAATCCGATCGCCGCTTCGACGCCACCTCCCTTGCCACCTTGAGCCGGGTCTTTGCCCGCGAGGCCGCGCTCAAGACCGCGGAGGAGGGCTCGCGCTGGGTGATCGGCGCGGGCGGCGTGCCGGAAGCCGAGATCGTGGTCTTTGAGACCGCCGTCGGGCTCCCCGCAGTGCGGCGCGCACAGACCGGCCTGCTCGCGGACATGGATGCGATCGCCGACGTGCTCTACAAGCGCACGCCCAAGGGGACATAGGAGCAAGGACATGGATAACCCGGCTGCTCGAGCCATCGCTATCGTCGCTGTGGGCGCGGTGTTGCCCGACGCTCCCAACGCTCGCGACTTCTGGGAGAACGTGAAGCGGGGCCGCGACAGCATCACCGAGGTCACGCCTGACCGCTGGGACCCTGCGCTTTACTACGACCCCGATCCCACCGTTCCCGACAAGACCTATTCCAAGATCGGCGGCTGGGTGCGCGAATACGCGTGGGACCCGCTGAAGTGGCACCTGCCCATTCCCCCGCGCGTCGGGCGGGCGATGGACGAGACCCAGAAGTGGGCCTTGGCCGCCACCCGCGAGGCGCTCGCAGACTACGGCTATCCCCAGCGGCCGCTCGACCTCGAGCGCACCGCCGTCATCCTCGGCAACGCCATGGCCGGCGAGCAGCAGTTCCTCACCGTCCTCCGCGCCTTCTTCCCCGAGTACGCTCGCGAACTGGAAGCCAGCTCTTCCTTCGCTTCCCTACCCGAAGCTCTGCGCCGTGACATCACTCGCGAGCTGCACCAGCGCATGAGCAAGCTCCTGCCCGAGATCACCGAGGACACCATGCCCGGTGAACTGGCCAACTGTATCGCCGGACGCATCGCCAATCTGTACAACTTTCGCGGCCCCAACTACGTGGTGGACGCCGCCTGCGCCTCCGCCATGGCGGCCCTCAGCGCCGCCGCCGAAGGCCTGGTCCAGAACGACTACGACGTGGTCCTCACCGGCGGGATCGACCACAACATGGGCGCTTCCACCTTCATCAAGTTCTGCAAGATCGGCGCCCTCTCCGGCACCGGCACCCGTCCCTACGCCGAGGGCGCCGACGGCTTCGTGATGGGCGAAGGCGGCGTCATCTTCCTGCTCAAGCGGCTGGCCGACGCCGAGCGTGACGGCGACAAGGTCTACGCCGTGCTGCGCGGCATCGGCGGTTCCAGTGACGGCAAAGGCAAGGGCATCACCGCCCCCAATCCGATCGGACAGCGCCTGGCCATCCAGCGTGGCTGGGAAGCTGCCGGCCTCTCGCCCGCCACCGCCAGCCTCATCGAGGGCCACGGCACTTCCACCCGCGTCGGCGACGTGGTGGAAGTCGAGAGCATGTTGGAGGTGTTCGGCAGTTTCCATCTGCCGGTCCACTCCGTCGCTCTGGGTTCGGTGAAGTCGAACATCGGGCATCTGAAAGGCGCCGCTGGGGCCGCCGGCCTGCTGAAGACCGCCTTCGCCCTGCGTGACAAGGTGCTGCCTCCCAGCGTCCACTGCGAGCGCCCCAACCAGGCGATCGACTTTGCCCACTCGCCGCTCTTCGTCAACACTCAGTTGCAGCCCTGGCCTGCGCGTCAGGACACGCCACGCCGCGCCGGCGTCAGCGCCTTCGGCTTTGGCGGGACCAACTTCCACATCGTCCTCGAAGAACACATCCCCGGGAAACTCCCCGCCGAAGCCAAGCGCTCGGTGGCCGTGGGAGCGATCAGACCGGAAGCAAAGGACGCGATTATGCACGCCAGCATCTCCAGCACCTCTGCTGCGCCTTCTTCCTTCAAATCTCCTCTACGTGGAGCGCTGGTGATCGGCGCCACGTCCGAAGCCGGACTCGCCGAGCGCCTGCGCGCCGTGATCCAGGACGCTCATGCCGGCCGGGCTCCATCACCCGCCGCCCCGTTCGAGCAAGACCTTCGCGCTCCCGAACGCCTGGCCATCGACCACGCCGACGCCGCCGAGCTCGCCGACAAAGCCGGGCGCGCCCTCGATGCCTTGCAGTCCAATCACAACGGCAAATGGAAAGCCCTGCGCGCCAAGGGCATCTTCCGCGGTCGCGGACCTGCGGGCAAAGTCGCCTTCCTCTACACCGGACAGGGCTCGCAATACGTCAACATGCTGCGTCCGCTGCGCGATACCGAATCGCTGGTCGCCGAGACCTTCGCCGAAGCCGACCGCGAGCTGGCCCGCCTGCTGGAAAAGCCGCTCAGCCAGTACATCTTCGTCGACGAGACCGACGGCGCCGCTGCCCGCGCCGAGCAAGATCTCCGCCAGACGGCCATCACCCAGCCTGCGGTCCTCGCCACCGACACCGCATTGACTCGCTTGCTCGGGGCCTACGGCATCGCGCCCGACATGACCATGGGTCACAGCCTCGGCGAGTACGGCGCCCTGGTCGCCGCCGGCGCTCTCCCCTTCGGCGAT encodes:
- a CDS encoding acyl-CoA dehydrogenase family protein; the encoded protein is MSETAVLPAAGRISRDHQPSPGLDDNTLELTLKSLRDFAAENLPDKKLLELDERDECPLDVVRAMCGELGIQLLFIPEEFGGMGGGAFDVYRVCEEMARIDLGIATAVLATFLGSEPISVGATPEQKKYWMTRIADQGLLFAYAATEPEAGSDLAALRTTATPVTENGRVVAYRISGNKQWISNGGIADAYSVLASAPGGPSWFVVEQGAPGLTHDKPENKHGIRTSNTAALSFDDVRVDADRLLGGVEGLGLLQAQAVFGYTRLMVAAFGLGAGWAALDRALPYSQERIQAGGPLSEKQGYTHKLIVPHAVRLEAARACTEETAERIDAGEGSLNTEGAIAKYLASEAGNLAADASIQALGGYGYTHEYKVEKIKRDVRITTIYEGTSEIMEMTISRDRWQSHLKTRGQHYHDEARKLEALHARHPRVGADISALSLHALAEVMERARLGRLTRYQHILLRLGEWITYAECAASLARRAALAAEGKLNQKSDRRFDATSLATLSRVFAREAALKTAEEGSRWVIGAGGVPEAEIVVFETAVGLPAVRRAQTGLLADMDAIADVLYKRTPKGT
- a CDS encoding type I polyketide synthase is translated as MDNPAARAIAIVAVGAVLPDAPNARDFWENVKRGRDSITEVTPDRWDPALYYDPDPTVPDKTYSKIGGWVREYAWDPLKWHLPIPPRVGRAMDETQKWALAATREALADYGYPQRPLDLERTAVILGNAMAGEQQFLTVLRAFFPEYARELEASSSFASLPEALRRDITRELHQRMSKLLPEITEDTMPGELANCIAGRIANLYNFRGPNYVVDAACASAMAALSAAAEGLVQNDYDVVLTGGIDHNMGASTFIKFCKIGALSGTGTRPYAEGADGFVMGEGGVIFLLKRLADAERDGDKVYAVLRGIGGSSDGKGKGITAPNPIGQRLAIQRGWEAAGLSPATASLIEGHGTSTRVGDVVEVESMLEVFGSFHLPVHSVALGSVKSNIGHLKGAAGAAGLLKTAFALRDKVLPPSVHCERPNQAIDFAHSPLFVNTQLQPWPARQDTPRRAGVSAFGFGGTNFHIVLEEHIPGKLPAEAKRSVAVGAIRPEAKDAIMHASISSTSAAPSSFKSPLRGALVIGATSEAGLAERLRAVIQDAHAGRAPSPAAPFEQDLRAPERLAIDHADAAELADKAGRALDALQSNHNGKWKALRAKGIFRGRGPAGKVAFLYTGQGSQYVNMLRPLRDTESLVAETFAEADRELARLLEKPLSQYIFVDETDGAAARAEQDLRQTAITQPAVLATDTALTRLLGAYGIAPDMTMGHSLGEYGALVAAGALPFGDALEAVSARGREMTRVSVQDNGKMAAVFAPLEEIEKILEQVEGYVVIANLNSQKQAVIGGATKAVEQALEVFQKAGLHVIPLPVSHAFHTSIVAPASEPLRRVLERLHLQPARIPVIANVTGEFYPMGDGTEPQMLDLLARQVASPVQFVKGLQTLYAAGARIFVETGPKRALHGFVEDVLGERDDV